The proteins below come from a single Aegilops tauschii subsp. strangulata cultivar AL8/78 chromosome 6, Aet v6.0, whole genome shotgun sequence genomic window:
- the LOC109768825 gene encoding uncharacterized protein codes for MGNCQAAEVAAAVVQHPGGRVERLYWSTPAAEVMRANPGHYVALVTLRVAEERQDADGGGARRTVRLTRVKLLKPKETLLLGHVYRLITANEVTKAVQARKEEKLRKARQQLQQLESSTRQSKLRPAADGDDVDDDDDEASLDESLDQLARQDGGDGHRSSGARHRQWRPSLHSIDEAAS; via the exons ATGGGGAACTGCCAGGcggcggaggtggcggcggcggtggtgcagCACCCGGGCGGGCGGGTGGAGCGGCTCTACTGGTCCACCCCCGCTGCCGAGGTGATGCGCGCCAACCCGGGCCACTACGTCGCGCTCGTCACGCTCCGGGTCGCCGAGGAGCGCCAGGAcgccgacggcggcggcgcgcgccGCACCGTGCGCCTCACCCGCGTCAAGCTCCTCAAGCCCAAGGAGACGCTGCTCCTCGGCCACGTCTACCGCCTCATCACCGCCAACG AGGTGACCAAGGCGGTGCAGGCGAGGAAGGAGGAGAAGCTGAGGAAGGCGCGGCAGCAGCTGCAGCAGCTGGAGTCGTCGACGCGGCAGAGCAAGCTGCGGCCGGCGGCCGACGGTGACGAcgtcgacgacgacgacgacgaggccaGCTTGGATGAGAGTCTCGATCAG TTGGCACGCCAGGACGGAGGAGATGGCCACCGGAGCTCCGGCGCCCGGCACCGGCAATGGCGGCCCTCGCTGCACAGCATCGACGAGGCCGCGAGCTGA